The DNA window ACCTTATCCAACTGGTCAAATAATCAGTTTGTTTACTGATTAACATATTAGATAAAATGCGTATTAGTTGCGATGACATCAATGGAATTTTAATTTTCACTTGCACAGTGCCCCCTCAAATTTCGGAGATAATTGGATataaaatgcagcttccaaagaacaaaaaaaaaaaaaaaaagccaaataatatttttttatatttgatacgatcacaccagtgtgattagatcgttcagtaCGTCACGGCATCAGCTGCTTAATTCAAAagtgttcgctggctggcgctgagccagagacagacgtgtTTGTACAGCGCTGCAAGATAGCCAATCACACATGACTCTGtagagcttatgaatgcaatggccaatcagagatgtTCATATGTGCCATCGCTGAAACACGTTGCTTTGCTCACATCTGAAacaacaaagtcaagtcacctttatttatatagtgctttaaacaaaatacattgcatcaatgcaactgaacaacattcattacgaaaacagtgtgtcaataatgcaaaatgacatttaaaggcagttcatcattgaatttagtgatgtcatctcagttcagtttaaatagtgtctgtgcaatccaAAGTGCAGATGTGCGTACGAATGTAAGGTattcatttcacagtgtaaacagccttagtgattttaatgggagtttttgagagtgcctgaactctggatAGAGTGAATGgaaatattctgtgataatgtaaatgttcttaaaTGTCCTAAATGTGTTCTAgttagtaacttacaatattgctattaaattcacattaaatacaaagtcagtcaaattaaaaaatattttatggcatgccAACCATATCtggtacttaagtaaaaagtcagggttttatgtgtagttaatagattacactattaGTCTACTTTGCCCATCACCATTTACTTATTAATTAACAATCTATGAAGGTGCAAAACGTGTTTACTTTCATATAtttgagaatcaagatatttcctGATACAGTTAGTacgtttggaattgttttgaataaaaatgaaaaataaataaaacataagcctataggAATATCAGTTATACAGTGTTATCATGGCTGCTGTGTCACATGAAAAGCATGATCCCCCCACCCCCACTCGCACATGCCCCCTCAAAAATCATAAGTGCTTGACACCCCTGTCAGCACCCCAAAGTTAGTACAAAACAAGATctggatttcattcagcaaatatgatgCAGAGTGGTATTATGATTTGTTTGTATTCACTTTCCCTTTTAAATCTACTATACATAATTGTGACTTCATTTCATTATTAAGAATTGCATAATCATTAAAATACCGAAATAATGATCTAAGTAGTTTGGGTCAGTGTTGTGaaataacttaacatataatatacattagttaccattcaaaagtttagggccCTAAGAGTTTTgttcagcaaagacacattaaattgttaaaaagtgacagtaaagacatttctaatgttataaaaaaattttgtttcagaaagatgtttaaatatacactttctatgcatcaaataatataaaaaagtctaCTATTACTGGTATTTTGACATTATATTAACTATCATTGATGAATGATCTTCACATCTCCACAACATAAATCAGCATATAATTTATATCAGTATATAACATGGTCTCTTACCAGATGTTGTGACGTAGAccatccttctctctctccagctcagcACACTTCCTCTCTAGCTCCTCTCTCTCCCTGTCACACTCCATCAGGCTGACTTTCAGCTGGCCCTCATTCGCCAACACCTTCAGCAAATACAGGATATGCATGATACATACAGCAGCAAAAGAAGTCATTACTGAATGATTTCTATGTCAGTTTAAGATTCCTACGTTATATTACCTTCCTGAGTTTTTCAGAAACATCCTCTTTGTATTCTTTAAAGGTCACTGTGAGCTTCTCTGCATTTCGAAGTGCTTGGTTTCTTTGCTGCTCAGCACTTAGAAGGAAACATTTTTCAGGAATTTAAGTTGTGTGCTTTCAGGAATTACAAAAAGACTTCTTATAAATGTGAGATAGTTCCAGCTTTAAGTGATTACTGTTCCCAGGATGAATTAGTctaatgttttcattaatgtattttatcttgtACCGTTTTCCCAGTCGTGTTCTTTCAGCTAACTCCGCTTTAACAACTCTCAGCTCATCTCTGAGCTTCTCCACCAGCCGGTTACTCTGCATCACTGTCTGTTCACTTTCTTCCAACTTCTGCTCTGCAGCCCTGAAGTAACAAGAACATGCTGCTCCAGATATGTGCCACAAAAGAATCAGATTTTTCAAGGAGGATGTAAGTGATATAGAAGATGAACCTACTCTAAAGCTTTGGTCTGGGTTTCTAGTTCTGCCTCAAGACCCAGAATCTGCTCATTCATGTGAGACACACTGGAGGTCCTGGCTCCCAAAGTGGATCCCAGCAGACGCATCTAtacaaacaaacatcaaataaCAATATAACCAGAGAGATTTCAATATTCATTTGATGGCaactttaatgtttcagagtGTTTTAAAAGATGTTGCTAAGCTGTTTGTATGGTGTTAAAAATTGTACGTAATGTATGTAAATTGTATATGAAATCTACTTCATAACTCATGAATGTGCCAAGGACTGCTTGGGTGGATGTTCAGATTTAATTTTTTAGTAAACAAAAATTTTAACTACTGCCTGTTTCCAACACAGAATAaacatatggcttcagaagactggGAATACAGAGTCCAAATTGTATGGATTACGTctataatacttttatatttatagttaaattGCAGTTTCAAAGAACcagtcctcattcactttcatttttaagGAACACTGGCCAGGATATTCTCCTTTTGTGATCTATAGAGTAACAATGTATCTCTTATGCAAACTATAAACAATGTAATAGTGATGCTTGATTTATTAAACACCACTAATTAAAACAAATGATGTTCAATTAGTACAACATGATATCAACacattgtaaaaataaacacaataaacacaaGTAATCACaaggttggggtcagtaagaaatgCTGTAAgaatttggagtcagtaagaaaaaaacatttattcagcgtgaaagattccttttttttaagtgtcagtacacaaatttataatgttacaaaagatttttattttaaataaatcctgtaTAAAATGTATGAGGGTTAAAttatatacatactatatagaatatataatattaattttaaaaataagcagtgcaatttttttttccaatatttataaaaagaaatgtttcctaccacaatgatttctgatggatcatgacactgaagaaataataaattacgcttattttaaaatatattaaaatggttcttttaaattgtaataatatttcacaatattaaaaaaactaaccTTCCCCAAGTTTATGAACAGAAGCATACCTCTTAAATAACTCAGCAGGAACCCAACACACATCATAGCCAGTAGCTATGTGAATAGCATTACCTTGGACTTTGAGCTGACTAACTCAAGCTGAGAAGCTTCTATGTCACTGATGAGCTGCCTGTTCTCCATGGCCAGAGAAGTGTTTTCCTGCCTGATGGTGTTAAGCTTCCTCCGGAGTACAGACATCTCGGTCTCCATGTCTCTATCTGACtacaaatgaacacaaaaaaCACAGCTCAAATAACGCAAAAACCTTTCAAATCAGTGGGTTTTGGGGGTCTATTTTTTCAGCAAcactttagttaatttatttgcTATATCTTTACAGCATCTTACCCTGCAGTCACTAATGGATACACATGCACACGGCCTCTGCTCAGGGTGTGAATATGCTCCTCTTGGTTGACCAGGATCAGGACTCTGAAGGTCTTCTAAAGTAAGACGACCTGGGAATCCGTCCACAGCACTACTGTTATTATCCTCACCAGTGATATCATTTCCTGATTGACTGAAATGAGTgccagaaaatattttttttttcaattatgaaatgcaaataaTACAAGAAATGCCATAATGCTTAGCTACTGTATAATATCACagtaattatttacaaaaatgaccaaaacaaacaacatttaaaattacatgggTCAAAGAGCCATTTCTAATAAAACCTAAGGGACACAAAACTGCATCTTGAATCATATCTGAAGGAACTATCATCAAGTAAAACCAACAATGCATTTCAGCAATCCTCAACTAAAGTTGTTCTAAAATGCCTAACCTCAGTTGTTCCCCCAGTGACTGCAGGTTTTTCTCTGTTAATCGCAGCTGATTTCTCAAGGAAACAACATCGTCTACCAGCCCCTTGTTGTCTTTGAACATTAGTGATTGTTATGAAGAGCCCTGCAAATAAAGATTATCTTCGTTAATTAGAGTTGGCTAAAAACTACCATTAAACTCACACCATAGTTCTTGCTTTAAAtactttcttattttaatttaacgtTACAGCTTTGTCTATTGATGGTTATGAGTAATGAGTTATCATACCTAACATTACCTTACACTCAAGTGATTTGGCTTCATTTCATGTATTCAACAGGTTGTCAAGGAACAAACGTCAACTCTATCACAATTGTTTAGCTCTCCGCTGCTTTTCGGTGGGTAATTGACGAGATATTTCTATACTGGTGAATATCTGCTCATCAGCATATTCAAAACTGCAGTTTTGTGCAGAAAACgcctgttttgttgttttcagttAGCCTAGCATTCACTGCATTGAGATCTAAACAAAACGCGCTGCCGTCGTCGCTTCAGTTGATTGGCTGAGACGAAAAACCGTCCTCAACAGTCGTGACGTAATACTGAGGCGCCAGGGGCGCGAATGACAGCGCGATTATTACAGCGCTAAAGTTTAACTGTTTTATGTTTtcgttatatttttatttacattgtacTGTATGATGGTTAAAATAGCTGTTACTGCTTTGTTTATCTGTTACTATCTGTATCTTAAATTAAGGGAATCATTTTGGGCTGTTAATCCCTGTTCGCTTGATACACCCATCTTCAAGGTATTTACTGTAGAAAAATAAACTAGCAGGGCCATAGAATGATGTTAATTGCGTGCTATGGTAATACAGAAATATGCACTCTGTTAGGGAATAACTATTTACATGTAACGGCATTCCATAATTAAACTTCAatataaatgtaacttaaaaagtgtgtaattaaattaaagttacttatcaCAATATGAACGATTACAAAGTGTGCATGTGCTTTATTATTTTTGACGTTTTTTTCtaccaaggcattgttagatgcaaATGTTTCCTGTCaaagctatgcaaagatttgatttgacTTTGTGATGgctgttttaaaatttaattattataatcttGAAGGGACAGAGGATTTCTCTCTTTAGTAATTGGTGTTAACTATAATATTAAGGTCAACCCTGCCTGGCTTAAATGGTTGaaaaagattaacaatttaacatTCATTAGataagtaatcaaatgtaatagtagcatttaattactaattacattttaaatatagcaacttgtaatctgtaacctatttcGTTTACAAAGTAACCTACCCAGCACTGAAAATGGATTCAAGTAAATATATGTGCAAAACACACTAGCAGGGCCATATAGACAGACGCCTTTTCaattatttctgtaattttaacccaaatagtatttttttcttttcaaaggcATTCAAAAATGGCTAGTTACACTGATAAGGTTTCAGATCTTTATTCTTTGGCTAAAGGAGCCTGCTCAAAGCCAGGAAAATACAAAGCAAGCTTTACTAACACTGGTACACCAACTGAATAATGCTTCATACACATAACATAACAAGAGTTTAAtatttagatctttttttttttttttttgtatcaaaatcAGGAGGTATTAATGTTGAAGTCCAAAACTTGCCTGATACCAATTCTACTTCCACCCTCTGCAAGTGGTTAGATAATATTATTGAGAACAGGGCATTctcaggtcaaaaaaaaaaatgtccacctAAAAATTCATACAACTTTAGAATTTTTGAAATGTATGAAAATACAAAGCTAAGAACTGAAAATCTCATTTGGATGTCCTACAAGTTGTAAATTAACCTGAGTGCTCATGTGAATTGACAATTTGTtagtgtacactgtaaaaaaaaaaagaagtaataaaTAGCACCACAAAAGCCTGAgtcaattataacaaaaatattgcTGCTGTTTTCTGATTGTAACGTGAAGCtaatgctgcaaaaaaaataaaaataaaaataaagaaaccgATATACACAGGTCTGTTGAATTAGTTGCATAGTATAACAAAGTATACAGATAAGACTAGACAAATTAGACATCCGattcagaattaaaaaataaaacgcgcttagactaaaaataaaaacctttataacTTAAATTACCAGGGCAGATATTGAATTGTTTTAAAGGGAGGATATACAAAAGACCTCCTAACGCTACAGCGCTGTCATATGTTTTTaagataatatataataaaaaaaataataataataaaaaaagagacaactataaacaaaaaaaaaaagccttcgaTTAGCCTTCTTGGGAATGTGGAATGTCTCAAACACAaagattttatgtaaatattaatgctactcatattttaattttgttttgcgGCAGGAGAACAATGAACCAtttcccattgttttttttttaacatcaatTTCATTTTATAATCAAATTCACAAGCTAGGCTGTTTAAAGTGAGATGACACAATACTAGATGTACAGGATGAGAGCTTTATGTGCAATcagttgaaatgtaaataaaagtgcCCTATTGACAATAGCGCTCTCTCCTCTTGGCAATTCGAGCtataagaaaatgtttaaatgaataagCAGAAACAAAAATCCTCAGTCTCCAGCAGCATATATAGTATCCGTTTCACATCCCCTTAAGGCACCTCCAtatcagagaaaaaaaagcaaggaCACGGGTTATTTTCACAAAGTAGTGAATTGATTATGTCCTAAACCTGAAACTACAGCCACCTTCAATGTGTAAATCCAGTCCATGTGAAGGCATTCCTTTTCAATTTCCACAGAGACAGGTCACATACACAGAACTTTACAAAGTCCCATCTCTTTCTTATAGTCCTGAGTCAACCACATACATCTGGGCACAATCACTGCCCTTCTCTCATTATGGGTTACACATTTACTGTCAAGAAATGAAATACATTAGACTGATATGAAGCTCAGGAGGCAGTGACACCCTCCCATTCCACCAAGTACTGGACTTTGCCATCATTAGTGACACGGCGAGCGAGCACACGGTACTTCTCCCCACAGGCCAGGCGTCCTGCAGCGCCGAAGTAAGTGCTGATGGAACTCTTGAGCTGGTTGAGCTGGGTGCTGGGGTCCAGGCCCTGCATGATGTCCATGCCGCTGTAGAGGCAGGAGGGGAGGGGGCTGGGCTCGGGAACGTTGTTGCTGGGTTGCAGCTCCGGGTTGCAGGGTGGAGGAATCTCTGGATTTGGGGGCTGCAGTGCTCGCCGTGGACGCCCCCGGCGTCTCTTAATCGGCGGCTGTGTGATGGTGGGCCATAAGCATCCAGTGCGTGGTCCGCTCGGACTGCCCAAACTAGAGATGAACAGGGTACACATATCATACAGAATAAGAGTTATAATCTGCTTTTGAAAAATTAAGCTGTATAAGTTCTGTATCTCTGATAGAGGTCAGCATAAATATTAAGTTTATCTGAACCTCACCTGTAAGACACCAGACTTTTATTGTGCCCAAAAAGAATAGTTAAAATTAAAACTtcgaaagaaatatatatataaaaaaaaaagaaaatcttgaaTTCCAAActcacaaaattactgttataaAGCCTAAAAGTTTAAACAAGCATTTATCAATTATATAAAGTCTGtaaatttatgaattaaaaaaaattatgaatttaaacaaataattgataaattaatatacactaccatttaaaagtttgaggtcagtaaaattttgtttttgaaagaagtctcttctgttcaccaagaaTGCATTTGGTGGGGAGAAAAAgaagtaaaaacaggaatattgtaaattaaatattaaaaattaatcattttattactttactaattgttattattcttaattgtattaaaatgttaagttttctatttcaatacatttcctatctgaacacattttaaaatgtaacatccCTGTCTTTTCACATGAACATTCAGAAATTATAATACACTGATTTcatgcttaagaaatatttctgaaattatttttttgtgtttttttttcctttgatgaatataaagttcagaagaaaaccatttattttaaatggaaatatttgtaacattatgaaagccttttcaattttgattaatttaatttgtccATGATGGATAAAAGTATTTTCATCTTCTGTCCTTTTTAAAACTTCTAAAAGGTATAAACACATACTGAGGATGAAAAATTATCATCATTAAAACATAAATCACCTGGACTGCCTTGAGAGGGTGGTTGAGGTAGTTTCACTGTTGCTGGTGGCACCAACAGATTCAACATCTGAGGTACTTGATGAAGGCAAAGATTTTTCAATTTTAgcactaaaaaaatgaaaacataaatggGAAAAGGGTGGGATTTTTGTAATTCAACAATTTctagatataattttttgttaatcCTTATCTCACCTTTTTGAAGCCATCAAGTCCAGTGAGTTGTTGTCTAGAGTTGGTATCTTCCCATcattctgcaataaaaaaaagtgacaaactAAATGTTAAATGTCCACATTAATTAAAGTGTTTGTAGATAAACAAAACcagcaaataaatgtaaaaatgaatctAACTACTTTACCTGTGCCAAAAGTTCACTTGATCTTCTCAGTTTGGCCAACGTCTCTAAGGAGTGCGTGTGATGCTTCCTCTTTCCTTTCTTCACTCCATTATTGACAGTgctaaaacaattacaaaagatTACAGCATAAGATACGTTCATGACAGTGAAGCCAATAGAACTAAATAAGCGATGACTAACCTGCATGAATGAGGGGGTTTGGTGGCCTTCCTGCCTTTGATTTTGATCTCATGGGAGGCTTTTTCCGGTTCTCGACCTGACAGGAGCTCAGAACTCTGTGGGGCTGGTGGGAAGCGAATTCGTAATCCAAACAggtgtttcttcttttttatctCTTTCCCTGACATGAACCTGAAACCCACCAGTGCAAAAAAGAAGATAAATTAATTCAAGCTTTACTGTGTGAAGGTAAAATGCCCATGATGGGCATACAGATAAACTCACATGTTGAGGTTGCTGTTAAGTGCTTCCAGAATGCATTCATATCGTTCTGCTCTCGGGGTATCTGCAAGCTAGAGGTACAAAGTCATAAATAAAATGAAGGTACATTAACACTAGCTGATCAACTAATGCAACTACAATGACTAGCCAGACCAATACCTCGCCAAGTTGAAGCCTATCCCAGTTTTCATTGATGTAAGTCATCAGCTCGAGTTCTGAGTCAAAGTATTTCTTTTTATGAATTACACTCAGGTTATAGAGGCTCAGGTGTGCAACATCTTCCCTGTTAAAGAAGTCAACATATGTGATGGAACAAAAAAAATCCTCTGTGaagctatttaaataaaaaagcagatATCAGTAAGAAGACAATTTTTTTACT is part of the Carassius auratus strain Wakin chromosome 27, ASM336829v1, whole genome shotgun sequence genome and encodes:
- the mtf2 gene encoding metal-response element-binding transcription factor 2 isoform X3, which gives rise to MRDSASLDNLAAHQKSTPNHQHKSPVPLSQFPVKDGLTDTAKLASKFEEGQDVLARWSDGLFYLGTISKIDKHKHRCFVIFEDQSKSWVLWKDIQTGDSGGEMLCSICQNESSEPPNEIVICDKCGQGYHQLCHAPIIDSSVIASDDKWLCRQCVFATTTKRGGALKKGPNAKALQEMKQSLPYALEDLVWDQGHKTNIQQCYCYCGGPGDWYLKMLQCNKCKQWFHEACIQCFQKPMLFGDRFYLFICSVCNSGPEYLKRLPLRWEDVAHLSLYNLSVIHKKKYFDSELELMTYINENWDRLQLGELADTPRAERYECILEALNSNLNMFMSGKEIKKKKHLFGLRIRFPPAPQSSELLSGREPEKASHEIKIKGRKATKPPHSCSTVNNGVKKGKRKHHTHSLETLAKLRRSSELLAQNDGKIPTLDNNSLDLMASKSAKIEKSLPSSSTSDVESVGATSNSETTSTTLSRQSSLGSPSGPRTGCLWPTITQPPIKRRRGRPRRALQPPNPEIPPPCNPELQPSNNVPEPSPLPSCLYSGMDIMQGLDPSTQLNQLKSSISTYFGAAGRLACGEKYRVLARRVTNDGKVQYLVEWEGVTAS
- the mtf2 gene encoding metal-response element-binding transcription factor 2 isoform X2, coding for MRDSASLDNLAAHQKSTPNHQHKSPVPLSQFPVKDGLTDTAKLASKFEEGQDVLARWSDGLFYLGTISKIDKHKHRCFVIFEDQSKSWVLWKDIQTVDRPQSLQAYTNRDSGGEMLCSICQNESSEPPNEIVICDKCGQGYHQLCHAPIIDSSVIASDDKWLCRQCVFATTTKRGGALKKGPNAKALQEMKQSLPYALEDLVWDQGHKTNIQQCYCYCGGPGDWYLKMLQCNKCKQWFHEACIQCFQKPMLFGDRFYLFICSVCNSGPEYLKRLPLRWEDVAHLSLYNLSVIHKKKYFDSELELMTYINENWDRLQLGELADTPRAERYECILEALNSNLNMFMSGKEIKKKKHLFGLRIRFPPAPQSSELLSGREPEKASHEIKIKGRKATKPPHSCSTVNNGVKKGKRKHHTHSLETLAKLRRSSELLAQNDGKIPTLDNNSLDLMASKSAKIEKSLPSSSTSDVESVGATSNSETTSTTLSRQSSLGSPSGPRTGCLWPTITQPPIKRRRGRPRRALQPPNPEIPPPCNPELQPSNNVPEPSPLPSCLYSGMDIMQGLDPSTQLNQLKSSISTYFGAAGRLACGEKYRVLARRVTNDGKVQYLVEWEGVTAS
- the mtf2 gene encoding metal-response element-binding transcription factor 2 isoform X1; this encodes MRDSASLDNLAAHQKSTPNHQHKSPVPLSQFPVKDGLTDTAKLASKFEEGQDVLARWSDGLFYLGTISKIDKHKHRCFVIFEDQSKSWVLWKDIQTVDRPQSLQAYTNRKSHIEPGDKNREGDSGGEMLCSICQNESSEPPNEIVICDKCGQGYHQLCHAPIIDSSVIASDDKWLCRQCVFATTTKRGGALKKGPNAKALQEMKQSLPYALEDLVWDQGHKTNIQQCYCYCGGPGDWYLKMLQCNKCKQWFHEACIQCFQKPMLFGDRFYLFICSVCNSGPEYLKRLPLRWEDVAHLSLYNLSVIHKKKYFDSELELMTYINENWDRLQLGELADTPRAERYECILEALNSNLNMFMSGKEIKKKKHLFGLRIRFPPAPQSSELLSGREPEKASHEIKIKGRKATKPPHSCSTVNNGVKKGKRKHHTHSLETLAKLRRSSELLAQNDGKIPTLDNNSLDLMASKSAKIEKSLPSSSTSDVESVGATSNSETTSTTLSRQSSLGSPSGPRTGCLWPTITQPPIKRRRGRPRRALQPPNPEIPPPCNPELQPSNNVPEPSPLPSCLYSGMDIMQGLDPSTQLNQLKSSISTYFGAAGRLACGEKYRVLARRVTNDGKVQYLVEWEGVTAS